In Acinonyx jubatus isolate Ajub_Pintada_27869175 chromosome A3, VMU_Ajub_asm_v1.0, whole genome shotgun sequence, a genomic segment contains:
- the SLC17A9 gene encoding solute carrier family 17 member 9 isoform X1 — protein sequence MDGDAAAGHGPAVLRPGQRARVRRLHEPGLRLEQEGSRHRAQQLLLGLLPDSGGGRPPGGPVTTPPPDAPRGCPGGRRLPQDECGARPGLERGIGREDRGPWRRRSGGRIGGEKVILLSASAWGFITAATPLLARLSSAHLVLMTFSRILTGLLQGVYFPALTSLLSQKVRESERAFTYSAVGAGSQFGTLVTGAVGSLLLDRYGWPSVFYFSGGLTLLWVCYVHRYLLSEKDLILALGVLVRGLRVSRRTKVPWRQLFRKPSVWAAISAQLSSACALFILLSWLPTFFKETFPSSKGWVFNVVPWLVAIPAGLFSGFLSDHLINQGYRTITVRKFMQVGRWNAPLDTPGLFPGPGGCDPPSPDPESIRRCPGSVLGAGLADLRPFSQLCPPRPPHTSLGLGRPHSPLVGQVGVSYPLGRPGRGFPSDLAQCALGDPGRSPVGRHQSSLPQVMGLGLSSVFALCLGHTSSFCKSVVFASASIGLQTFNHSGISVNIQDLAPSCAGFLFGVANTAGALAGVVGVCLGGYLIETTGSWTSMFSLVAAISSLGLCIFLLFGEAQRVDLSPTHEDL from the exons ATGGACGGGGACGCTGCTGCTGGGCACGGGCCTGCTGTACTGCGCCCGGGTCAGCGTGCCCGTGTGCGCCGTCTCCATGAGCCAGGACTTCGGCTGGAACAAGAAGGAAGCCGGCATCGTGCTCAGCAGCTTCTTCTGGGGCTACTGCCTGACTCAGGTGGTGGGCGGCCACCTGGGGGACCGGTAACCACCCCTCCTCCCGACGCGCCCCGGGGCTGCCCCGGGGGGAGGCGGCTCCCGCAGGATGAATGTGGGGCCAGGCCTGGCCTGGAGAGAGGCATCGGCCGAGAGGACCGAGGTCCGTGGAGGAGGCGGTCCGGGGGCAG GATCGGGGGTGAGAAGGTCATCCTGCTGTCCGCCTCCGCCTGGGGCTTCATCACTGCCGCCACCCCGCTGCTCGCCCGCCTCAGCAGTGCTCACCTGGTCCTCATGACCTTCTCGCGCATCCTCACGGGCTTGCTCCAAG GGGTCTACTTCCCGGCGCTGACCAGCCTGCTGTCACAGAAGGTACGAGAGAGCGAACGTGCCTTCACCTACAGTGCCGTGGGGGCCGGCTCCCAATTTGG GACGCTGGTGACGGGGGCCGTGGGCTCCCTGCTCCTGGACCGGTACGGCTGGCCTAGCGTCTTCTACTTCTCCGGCGGGCTCACCCTGCTGTGGGTGTGTTATGTGCACAGGTACCTGCTGAGTGAGAAAG ATCTCATCCTGGCCTTGGGCGTTCTGGTGCGAGGCCTGCGGGTGTCCAGGCGCACCAAAGTTCCCTGGAGACAGCTTTTCCGGAAGCCCTCTGTCTG GGCAGCCATCTCCGCTCAGCTGTCGTCCGCGTGCGCTCTCTTCATCCTCCTCTCCTGGCTGCCGACCTTCTTCAAGGAGACGTTCCCTAGCTCCAAG GGCTGGGTCTTCAACGTGGTGCCCTGGCTGGTGGCCATCCCCGCCGGTCTGTTCAGCGGGTTCCTCTCCGACCATCTCATCAATCAGG gtTACAGAACCATCACTGTTCGGAAGTTCATGCAGGTAGGGAGGTGGAATGCTCCTCTGGACACCCCTGGTTTGTTCCCGGGACCTGGGGGTTGTGACCCCCCGTCTCCTGACCCAGAAAGCATTCGGAGGTGCCCTGGGTCAGTGCTGGGGGCTGGTTTGGCCGACCTGAGGCCCTTCTCCCAGCTGTGCCCCCCCAGACCCCCGCACACGTCTCTGGGCCTGGGTCGCCCTCATTCCCCTCTGGTCGGACAAGTGGGGGTCTCATACCCGCTGGGCAGGCCTGGGAGGGGCTTTCCCAGTGACCTTGCTCAGTGCGCCCTGGGTGACCCCGGGAGGAGCCCTGTCGGCAGGCATCAATCCTCTCTCCCGCAGGTGATGGGCCTTGGCCTGTCCAGCGTTTTTGCCCTGTGTTTGGGGCACACCTCGAGCTTCTGCAAATCTGTGGTGTTTGCATCAGCTTCCATCGGCCTGCAGACCTTCAACCACAG TGGCATTTCCGTCAACATCCAGGACCTGGCTCCATCCTGTGCTGGCTTTCTGTTCG GTGTGGCCAACACAGCTGGGGCCTTGGCAG GTGTCGTGGGCGTGTGCTTGGGAGGCTACCTCATCGAGACCACGGGCTCCTGGACGTCCATGTTCAGCCTGGTGGCTGCCATCAGCAGCCTGGGGCTGTGCATCTTTCTGCTGTTTGGAGAGGCCCAGCGCGTGGACCTGAGCCCTACCCACGAGGACCTCTAG
- the SLC17A9 gene encoding solute carrier family 17 member 9 isoform X3, which yields MDGDAAAGHGPAVLRPGQRARVRRLHEPGLRLEQEGSRHRAQQLLLGLLPDSGGGRPPGGPVTTPPPDAPRGCPGGRRLPQDECGARPGLERGIGREDRGPWRRRSGGRIGGEKVILLSASAWGFITAATPLLARLSSAHLVLMTFSRILTGLLQGVYFPALTSLLSQKVRESERAFTYSAVGAGSQFGTLVTGAVGSLLLDRYGWPSVFYFSGGLTLLWVCYVHRYLLSEKDLILALGVLVRGLRVSRRTKVPWRQLFRKPSVWAAISAQLSSACALFILLSWLPTFFKETFPSSKGWVFNVVPWLVAIPAGLFSGFLSDHLINQGYRTITVRKFMQVMGLGLSSVFALCLGHTSSFCKSVVFASASIGLQTFNHSGISVNIQDLAPSCAGFLFGVANTAGALAGVVGVCLGGYLIETTGSWTSMFSLVAAISSLGLCIFLLFGEAQRVDLSPTHEDL from the exons ATGGACGGGGACGCTGCTGCTGGGCACGGGCCTGCTGTACTGCGCCCGGGTCAGCGTGCCCGTGTGCGCCGTCTCCATGAGCCAGGACTTCGGCTGGAACAAGAAGGAAGCCGGCATCGTGCTCAGCAGCTTCTTCTGGGGCTACTGCCTGACTCAGGTGGTGGGCGGCCACCTGGGGGACCGGTAACCACCCCTCCTCCCGACGCGCCCCGGGGCTGCCCCGGGGGGAGGCGGCTCCCGCAGGATGAATGTGGGGCCAGGCCTGGCCTGGAGAGAGGCATCGGCCGAGAGGACCGAGGTCCGTGGAGGAGGCGGTCCGGGGGCAG GATCGGGGGTGAGAAGGTCATCCTGCTGTCCGCCTCCGCCTGGGGCTTCATCACTGCCGCCACCCCGCTGCTCGCCCGCCTCAGCAGTGCTCACCTGGTCCTCATGACCTTCTCGCGCATCCTCACGGGCTTGCTCCAAG GGGTCTACTTCCCGGCGCTGACCAGCCTGCTGTCACAGAAGGTACGAGAGAGCGAACGTGCCTTCACCTACAGTGCCGTGGGGGCCGGCTCCCAATTTGG GACGCTGGTGACGGGGGCCGTGGGCTCCCTGCTCCTGGACCGGTACGGCTGGCCTAGCGTCTTCTACTTCTCCGGCGGGCTCACCCTGCTGTGGGTGTGTTATGTGCACAGGTACCTGCTGAGTGAGAAAG ATCTCATCCTGGCCTTGGGCGTTCTGGTGCGAGGCCTGCGGGTGTCCAGGCGCACCAAAGTTCCCTGGAGACAGCTTTTCCGGAAGCCCTCTGTCTG GGCAGCCATCTCCGCTCAGCTGTCGTCCGCGTGCGCTCTCTTCATCCTCCTCTCCTGGCTGCCGACCTTCTTCAAGGAGACGTTCCCTAGCTCCAAG GGCTGGGTCTTCAACGTGGTGCCCTGGCTGGTGGCCATCCCCGCCGGTCTGTTCAGCGGGTTCCTCTCCGACCATCTCATCAATCAGG gtTACAGAACCATCACTGTTCGGAAGTTCATGCAG GTGATGGGCCTTGGCCTGTCCAGCGTTTTTGCCCTGTGTTTGGGGCACACCTCGAGCTTCTGCAAATCTGTGGTGTTTGCATCAGCTTCCATCGGCCTGCAGACCTTCAACCACAG TGGCATTTCCGTCAACATCCAGGACCTGGCTCCATCCTGTGCTGGCTTTCTGTTCG GTGTGGCCAACACAGCTGGGGCCTTGGCAG GTGTCGTGGGCGTGTGCTTGGGAGGCTACCTCATCGAGACCACGGGCTCCTGGACGTCCATGTTCAGCCTGGTGGCTGCCATCAGCAGCCTGGGGCTGTGCATCTTTCTGCTGTTTGGAGAGGCCCAGCGCGTGGACCTGAGCCCTACCCACGAGGACCTCTAG
- the SLC17A9 gene encoding solute carrier family 17 member 9 isoform X2: MQPLPPEEARRDGAEDAQWSRPECQAWTGTLLLGTGLLYCARVSVPVCAVSMSQDFGWNKKEAGIVLSSFFWGYCLTQVVGGHLGDRIGGEKVILLSASAWGFITAATPLLARLSSAHLVLMTFSRILTGLLQGVYFPALTSLLSQKVRESERAFTYSAVGAGSQFGTLVTGAVGSLLLDRYGWPSVFYFSGGLTLLWVCYVHRYLLSEKDLILALGVLVRGLRVSRRTKVPWRQLFRKPSVWAAISAQLSSACALFILLSWLPTFFKETFPSSKGWVFNVVPWLVAIPAGLFSGFLSDHLINQGYRTITVRKFMQVGRWNAPLDTPGLFPGPGGCDPPSPDPESIRRCPGSVLGAGLADLRPFSQLCPPRPPHTSLGLGRPHSPLVGQVGVSYPLGRPGRGFPSDLAQCALGDPGRSPVGRHQSSLPQVMGLGLSSVFALCLGHTSSFCKSVVFASASIGLQTFNHSGISVNIQDLAPSCAGFLFGVANTAGALAGVVGVCLGGYLIETTGSWTSMFSLVAAISSLGLCIFLLFGEAQRVDLSPTHEDL, translated from the exons GCCCGAGTGCCAGGCATGGACGGGGACGCTGCTGCTGGGCACGGGCCTGCTGTACTGCGCCCGGGTCAGCGTGCCCGTGTGCGCCGTCTCCATGAGCCAGGACTTCGGCTGGAACAAGAAGGAAGCCGGCATCGTGCTCAGCAGCTTCTTCTGGGGCTACTGCCTGACTCAGGTGGTGGGCGGCCACCTGGGGGACCG GATCGGGGGTGAGAAGGTCATCCTGCTGTCCGCCTCCGCCTGGGGCTTCATCACTGCCGCCACCCCGCTGCTCGCCCGCCTCAGCAGTGCTCACCTGGTCCTCATGACCTTCTCGCGCATCCTCACGGGCTTGCTCCAAG GGGTCTACTTCCCGGCGCTGACCAGCCTGCTGTCACAGAAGGTACGAGAGAGCGAACGTGCCTTCACCTACAGTGCCGTGGGGGCCGGCTCCCAATTTGG GACGCTGGTGACGGGGGCCGTGGGCTCCCTGCTCCTGGACCGGTACGGCTGGCCTAGCGTCTTCTACTTCTCCGGCGGGCTCACCCTGCTGTGGGTGTGTTATGTGCACAGGTACCTGCTGAGTGAGAAAG ATCTCATCCTGGCCTTGGGCGTTCTGGTGCGAGGCCTGCGGGTGTCCAGGCGCACCAAAGTTCCCTGGAGACAGCTTTTCCGGAAGCCCTCTGTCTG GGCAGCCATCTCCGCTCAGCTGTCGTCCGCGTGCGCTCTCTTCATCCTCCTCTCCTGGCTGCCGACCTTCTTCAAGGAGACGTTCCCTAGCTCCAAG GGCTGGGTCTTCAACGTGGTGCCCTGGCTGGTGGCCATCCCCGCCGGTCTGTTCAGCGGGTTCCTCTCCGACCATCTCATCAATCAGG gtTACAGAACCATCACTGTTCGGAAGTTCATGCAGGTAGGGAGGTGGAATGCTCCTCTGGACACCCCTGGTTTGTTCCCGGGACCTGGGGGTTGTGACCCCCCGTCTCCTGACCCAGAAAGCATTCGGAGGTGCCCTGGGTCAGTGCTGGGGGCTGGTTTGGCCGACCTGAGGCCCTTCTCCCAGCTGTGCCCCCCCAGACCCCCGCACACGTCTCTGGGCCTGGGTCGCCCTCATTCCCCTCTGGTCGGACAAGTGGGGGTCTCATACCCGCTGGGCAGGCCTGGGAGGGGCTTTCCCAGTGACCTTGCTCAGTGCGCCCTGGGTGACCCCGGGAGGAGCCCTGTCGGCAGGCATCAATCCTCTCTCCCGCAGGTGATGGGCCTTGGCCTGTCCAGCGTTTTTGCCCTGTGTTTGGGGCACACCTCGAGCTTCTGCAAATCTGTGGTGTTTGCATCAGCTTCCATCGGCCTGCAGACCTTCAACCACAG TGGCATTTCCGTCAACATCCAGGACCTGGCTCCATCCTGTGCTGGCTTTCTGTTCG GTGTGGCCAACACAGCTGGGGCCTTGGCAG GTGTCGTGGGCGTGTGCTTGGGAGGCTACCTCATCGAGACCACGGGCTCCTGGACGTCCATGTTCAGCCTGGTGGCTGCCATCAGCAGCCTGGGGCTGTGCATCTTTCTGCTGTTTGGAGAGGCCCAGCGCGTGGACCTGAGCCCTACCCACGAGGACCTCTAG
- the SLC17A9 gene encoding solute carrier family 17 member 9 isoform X4 has translation MQPLPPEEARRDGAEDAQWSRPECQAWTGTLLLGTGLLYCARVSVPVCAVSMSQDFGWNKKEAGIVLSSFFWGYCLTQVVGGHLGDRIGGEKVILLSASAWGFITAATPLLARLSSAHLVLMTFSRILTGLLQGVYFPALTSLLSQKVRESERAFTYSAVGAGSQFGTLVTGAVGSLLLDRYGWPSVFYFSGGLTLLWVCYVHRYLLSEKDLILALGVLVRGLRVSRRTKVPWRQLFRKPSVWAAISAQLSSACALFILLSWLPTFFKETFPSSKGWVFNVVPWLVAIPAGLFSGFLSDHLINQGYRTITVRKFMQVMGLGLSSVFALCLGHTSSFCKSVVFASASIGLQTFNHSGISVNIQDLAPSCAGFLFGVANTAGALAGVVGVCLGGYLIETTGSWTSMFSLVAAISSLGLCIFLLFGEAQRVDLSPTHEDL, from the exons GCCCGAGTGCCAGGCATGGACGGGGACGCTGCTGCTGGGCACGGGCCTGCTGTACTGCGCCCGGGTCAGCGTGCCCGTGTGCGCCGTCTCCATGAGCCAGGACTTCGGCTGGAACAAGAAGGAAGCCGGCATCGTGCTCAGCAGCTTCTTCTGGGGCTACTGCCTGACTCAGGTGGTGGGCGGCCACCTGGGGGACCG GATCGGGGGTGAGAAGGTCATCCTGCTGTCCGCCTCCGCCTGGGGCTTCATCACTGCCGCCACCCCGCTGCTCGCCCGCCTCAGCAGTGCTCACCTGGTCCTCATGACCTTCTCGCGCATCCTCACGGGCTTGCTCCAAG GGGTCTACTTCCCGGCGCTGACCAGCCTGCTGTCACAGAAGGTACGAGAGAGCGAACGTGCCTTCACCTACAGTGCCGTGGGGGCCGGCTCCCAATTTGG GACGCTGGTGACGGGGGCCGTGGGCTCCCTGCTCCTGGACCGGTACGGCTGGCCTAGCGTCTTCTACTTCTCCGGCGGGCTCACCCTGCTGTGGGTGTGTTATGTGCACAGGTACCTGCTGAGTGAGAAAG ATCTCATCCTGGCCTTGGGCGTTCTGGTGCGAGGCCTGCGGGTGTCCAGGCGCACCAAAGTTCCCTGGAGACAGCTTTTCCGGAAGCCCTCTGTCTG GGCAGCCATCTCCGCTCAGCTGTCGTCCGCGTGCGCTCTCTTCATCCTCCTCTCCTGGCTGCCGACCTTCTTCAAGGAGACGTTCCCTAGCTCCAAG GGCTGGGTCTTCAACGTGGTGCCCTGGCTGGTGGCCATCCCCGCCGGTCTGTTCAGCGGGTTCCTCTCCGACCATCTCATCAATCAGG gtTACAGAACCATCACTGTTCGGAAGTTCATGCAG GTGATGGGCCTTGGCCTGTCCAGCGTTTTTGCCCTGTGTTTGGGGCACACCTCGAGCTTCTGCAAATCTGTGGTGTTTGCATCAGCTTCCATCGGCCTGCAGACCTTCAACCACAG TGGCATTTCCGTCAACATCCAGGACCTGGCTCCATCCTGTGCTGGCTTTCTGTTCG GTGTGGCCAACACAGCTGGGGCCTTGGCAG GTGTCGTGGGCGTGTGCTTGGGAGGCTACCTCATCGAGACCACGGGCTCCTGGACGTCCATGTTCAGCCTGGTGGCTGCCATCAGCAGCCTGGGGCTGTGCATCTTTCTGCTGTTTGGAGAGGCCCAGCGCGTGGACCTGAGCCCTACCCACGAGGACCTCTAG